The nucleotide window TGCTCAAATGGTAACTGTAAAGATGAGAGTAAATACATCAACTTGTCTTGATACACTTAAATCAAACCACATTGTACTGGTTTGTGGTGAATCAGTAAAGAAAAATACTATTCCTACTATTACCTGGGATAATAAAACTGGTATAGCTGCTAAAAATATTGGCGGTGATTATTGGGAAGCCACTTTCAAAGCATCACCAGGAGATGAGATTAGATTTAAATTCGTTACTTATTTTAATCTTTCAACTCCAACATTTCATTGGACAGGTTGGGAAGGTCCAATTGATGCTGGCGTGTCATCTGGTGATAACAGAATGTTAATTGTGGGGAATAATGATACTACCCTTGCATTACAATTTTATAATGGCTGGGAAAGTAAAGTAAAACAATATTGGAGACCATTTAAATCAAAGCAAGATACAATAGCAGTTTATTTCAGAGTAAATATGGGTGGTACAGATTTCAATCCTGTAACGGGTTTAGTTGACGTTAGAGCTGGCTTACCATTAGGGGCAGATCCCACCTGGATAACAATCAAAACACTTGCACGCGAAATCAACAGTGTAAATGGTGGTTCGTTTTGGTCCGGAGTTGCATATGTTGCTAAAGCAAATGTAACATCCGGTGCTTTGCAGAAATATAAGTATGTTATTCAGCAAACAAATACCTGGGAAAACTTGGCAGATAGAACATTTATTTTCTCCAGCAATTTAATTGCATCAGGTGATACAACCATACATTGGAATTATTTTAATAATATGCCGCCAACAGGTCCAAAAGTAGATGCAAATATTTTATTCAGATTAAAGCTTGATGCATTAGAAAAAGCCGGTTTATTTAATGAAGCTCTTGGCGATAAAGTAGGAGTAACCGGACCAAAAGGTTGGGCTCCCCCAGAACCTGTTTTTGATACAGACCCAACAGTACTAAAGTTAACTTACAATTCGGATCTTGAAGAATGGAATTTGTTGGAACCATTTTCAAAGTTTCCAAAGGAAGTGATTTCATATAAATATTATATTGCATGGGATACTTCACGCGTAAGCCCAACCAATCCTAATTATATTCCCGGTCTTGCTTTAACTAATGGATGGGAAGAACCTGGTGTAACTGGTGGAGCAGATAGAAAATATATTTATACAACTAATCCTGAACAATCGCTTGCAGGTGATTTTGGAGCTGAGCAACAGTTCTTCAACAGCATTCCGCCGAATGGTGTAATTGAAAATCCAATTAGTGTTACATTCAAATTAAATATGGCACTTGCAACAAGTGCGGATTCAAATGCAACAAATCCTTTATTCAGACCAGGAATTGATAGCGTTTTCGTACAATTCGATGGTTGTATGGTTTCCATTACTCAAGGGAAAACAATGTATGGAACGGATAACCGGATTGAACTTTTAGATCCGGACGGCGATGGAATATATACCGGTACTATAGATTTAATCTCACCAACTTTCTATCAGCTATGTTATCGGGTAACTTATTCCAATGCTCCTGGTGCTTCTATTACAAATGGAGGAGGTAATTTGCTTGGGAGAAGATATTATCAGTATGTTCATCCAGTTTCTGTTGGGCAAGATGGAACTGTTACTTGGCCCACATCATTCGAACTATCACAAATGGAATGGAAAGCCTCTAATTTAACAGTTGAGACACCACCTGATCTTGATACTCCAACTGGTGTTGAAAATAAAAATTCTGCACATCTATTAGTATATTCTTTATATCAAAATTATCCGAATCCATTTAATCCATCAACTGTTATAACTTATTCAGTTCCGGAATATGCCCGTGTAAAAATTGAAGTTTATAATGTTTTGGGTCAGAAGGTTGCTTCGCTTATAAACAAAGAACAATCAACTGGAACTCATAGTTTAGTTTGGAATGCTCAAAATGATCTTGGTTCTAATTTAGCAACCGGTATTTATATGTTAAAAATGGAAACCGGTAAATTTATTCAAGTTAAAAAAATGTTATTAATACGATAATTTAAATGAAAAAAATATTTCTGATTTATATCGTTTATCTTTTTCAAATAAATGTTACTGCACAGGTAAATAGTGATTCCTTTATAAGAGGAGTGGATATATCGTTCACTCCTCAAATTGAAGATTTGGGAGGCAAGTATAAAGTTAATGGCGTAACCAAAGACGCACTTGATATTTTTAAAGAGAGCGGAGCCAATTATGTAAGGTTACGTCTTTGGTATGCTCCCTCTGATGGTTATTGTGGATTGGCAAAAACTCTTGATTATGCAAAACGGGTTAAAGCTAAAGGGTTTAGATTTCTGCTTGATTTTCATTACTCAGATTGGTGGGCTGATCCTGGAAAGCAAACCAAACCGGCAGCCTGGGCAAATCTTTCTTTTGATGTTTTAAAAGACAGTGTTTATGCTTATACAAAAAATGTAATCACTCAATTAAAAAATCAGAACACTCTGCCAGATATGGTTCAGATTGGAAATGAAATTACAGGTGGAATGCTATGGCCCGATGGAAAACTTTATGGAGTGCCTAATCCTGAAGATCAATGGAGAAAGTTCGGCGAATTACTGAAGCAAGGAATTAACGGAGTAAAGGATGCTGCCGGTGCAAATCAAGTTAAAATTATGATTCACATTGATAGAGGTGGCGATAATAATGGCTCAATTTATTTTTATGATCATCTGCTTGCACAAAATGTTAATTTCGATGTTATTGGACTTTCATATTATCCTTGGTGGCATGGCACTTTGATTAAATTGACTAACAACCTCAATGATCTTGCACAGCGTTATCAAAAAGAAATTGTTGTTGCAGAAACTGCATATCCATGGACACTTCAATATGAAAATGATGGACATGGGAATATAGTTGGCTCAAATACAACTTTACTTCCAAGTTATCCAGCAACAGTTAAAGGTCAGAAAGATTTTCTATTCTATTTATCAAAGCTGATTAAGGATACCAAAAACGGAAAAGGAATAGGATTTTTTTATTGGGAGCCGTCTTATATATCTGTTCCACCAATCGGATCTTCGTGGGAGAATCTTACTACATTTGATTTTAATGGCGAAGCATTGGAATCGCTTCAAGCATTTCAAAATATTGATAGTCTAAAATCCATTTCTGTTAGATTAAGAATAAATACATCTACAAATGGAGATACTATTTCTGTAAAAGATTTTGTCCAGATAAGAGGTGAAGTGAAAGGAACCAGTTCCAGTTTATTACCAGATGGTAAAATGGTTACCTGGGATGAGAATTCCCAATTGATTTGTAAAAATGTTGGTGGCGATTATTGGGAATGCCAGTTCCGAATGTATCCAGGAGATCAACTTCAATACAAAATATGGACGGGTAGAAATAAAAAAACGCCTACTTATCTAAGGTTGGGATGGGAAGGACCAATTCTTCCATGGGATAGCAGCAATGTTAATGCAAGATTATT belongs to Ignavibacteriales bacterium and includes:
- a CDS encoding T9SS type A sorting domain-containing protein — encoded protein: MGKVIRKKILFYFLFFTVLLSVQSVAQMVTVKMRVNTSTCLDTLKSNHIVLVCGESVKKNTIPTITWDNKTGIAAKNIGGDYWEATFKASPGDEIRFKFVTYFNLSTPTFHWTGWEGPIDAGVSSGDNRMLIVGNNDTTLALQFYNGWESKVKQYWRPFKSKQDTIAVYFRVNMGGTDFNPVTGLVDVRAGLPLGADPTWITIKTLAREINSVNGGSFWSGVAYVAKANVTSGALQKYKYVIQQTNTWENLADRTFIFSSNLIASGDTTIHWNYFNNMPPTGPKVDANILFRLKLDALEKAGLFNEALGDKVGVTGPKGWAPPEPVFDTDPTVLKLTYNSDLEEWNLLEPFSKFPKEVISYKYYIAWDTSRVSPTNPNYIPGLALTNGWEEPGVTGGADRKYIYTTNPEQSLAGDFGAEQQFFNSIPPNGVIENPISVTFKLNMALATSADSNATNPLFRPGIDSVFVQFDGCMVSITQGKTMYGTDNRIELLDPDGDGIYTGTIDLISPTFYQLCYRVTYSNAPGASITNGGGNLLGRRYYQYVHPVSVGQDGTVTWPTSFELSQMEWKASNLTVETPPDLDTPTGVENKNSAHLLVYSLYQNYPNPFNPSTVITYSVPEYARVKIEVYNVLGQKVASLINKEQSTGTHSLVWNAQNDLGSNLATGIYMLKMETGKFIQVKKMLLIR
- a CDS encoding glycosyl hydrolase 53 family protein yields the protein MKKIFLIYIVYLFQINVTAQVNSDSFIRGVDISFTPQIEDLGGKYKVNGVTKDALDIFKESGANYVRLRLWYAPSDGYCGLAKTLDYAKRVKAKGFRFLLDFHYSDWWADPGKQTKPAAWANLSFDVLKDSVYAYTKNVITQLKNQNTLPDMVQIGNEITGGMLWPDGKLYGVPNPEDQWRKFGELLKQGINGVKDAAGANQVKIMIHIDRGGDNNGSIYFYDHLLAQNVNFDVIGLSYYPWWHGTLIKLTNNLNDLAQRYQKEIVVAETAYPWTLQYENDGHGNIVGSNTTLLPSYPATVKGQKDFLFYLSKLIKDTKNGKGIGFFYWEPSYISVPPIGSSWENLTTFDFNGEALESLQAFQNIDSLKSISVRLRINTSTNGDTISVKDFVQIRGEVKGTSSSLLPDGKMVTWDENSQLICKNVGGDYWECQFRMYPGDQLQYKIWTGRNKKTPTYLRLGWEGPILPWDSSNVNARLFTALLDDTTNTVEYFNNNGIQQFQYWSLFQNKTDSVGVLFRVNVSELNKKGLFDPTVNGPITVRGDSVSSANILSWSTNKIMLKREESSVANGSFWSGVVYFPKNKITSGTIIKYKYFIDNTAFGGWESNINDRSFNFPSTDTTLAWKYFNDKIIPTGVEDLLQSVPEKFQLTQNYPNPFNPETTIKFSISERSFVSLRIYNVLGNLVKTLIQDEKEAGSYSIIWNGTEEAGTTVSSGVYFLKLEAGSKNQVRKMVLIR